The following coding sequences are from one Roseburia hominis A2-183 window:
- a CDS encoding metallophosphoesterase family protein produces the protein MKILVVSDTHRKLENLKVILEREQPMDLLIHLGDAEGDEDSIAEMAGCRLEIVAGNNDFFSNLPREKELRIGSYRVLITHGHYYYVSAGIADIEREAAAQGYDIVMFGHTHRPVIDYTRDVIALNPGSLSYPRQEGRRPSYIVMDLDKNGKANFEIKYL, from the coding sequence ATGAAAATACTGGTTGTAAGCGATACGCACAGGAAACTTGAAAATTTAAAAGTTATCTTAGAGCGTGAGCAGCCGATGGATCTTCTGATCCATCTGGGTGACGCGGAGGGAGATGAGGACAGTATTGCGGAGATGGCGGGCTGCCGGCTGGAGATCGTTGCGGGCAACAATGACTTTTTTTCCAATCTTCCACGGGAAAAAGAACTTCGCATCGGCAGCTACCGTGTATTGATCACGCATGGACATTATTACTATGTCAGTGCGGGGATCGCCGATATTGAGCGGGAAGCGGCGGCACAGGGCTATGATATTGTGATGTTCGGACACACGCACAGGCCTGTGATCGATTACACAAGGGATGTGATTGCGCTCAATCCGGGCAGTCTTTCCTATCCGAGGCAGGAGGGGAGAAGACCGTCCTACATTGTGATGGATCTGGACAAAAACGGAAAGGCAAATTTTGAAATAAAATATTTATAA
- a CDS encoding ABC transporter ATP-binding protein — translation MSEENKYILEVKDLHTSFFTDAGEVKAVNGISFNLEPGKTLGIVGESGSGKSVTAYSIMQILAETGKITGGEVRFHGEDITKWNSKQMQKFRGEKCSIIFQDPMTSLNPVFTVGSQLIEAILLHTDKNKKEAWARAVEMLTLVGVNEPESRMKQYPHELSGGMRQRVMIAMALVCEPDILIADEPTTALDVTIQAQILELMQDLQKKLGMAIIMVTHDLGVIASMCDEILVMYGGRVCERGTADDIFYRPAHEYTKGLLRSIPKADNMNEKLVPIGGTPINLLQMPAGCAFCPRCDAAMKICLSEKPEELRISDTHLASCWMNIKELYEAQEEAE, via the coding sequence ATGAGCGAAGAAAATAAATATATATTAGAAGTAAAAGACCTTCATACCAGTTTCTTTACAGATGCAGGTGAGGTAAAGGCTGTCAATGGTATTTCCTTTAACTTAGAGCCGGGAAAGACCCTCGGAATCGTAGGAGAGTCCGGTTCCGGTAAATCCGTTACCGCATATTCCATCATGCAGATTCTGGCGGAGACCGGTAAGATCACTGGCGGAGAGGTAAGATTCCACGGTGAGGACATTACCAAATGGAACAGCAAGCAGATGCAGAAGTTCCGCGGAGAAAAATGCTCCATCATTTTCCAGGATCCGATGACCAGCTTAAACCCGGTATTTACCGTTGGAAGCCAGCTGATTGAGGCAATATTATTACACACGGATAAGAATAAAAAAGAGGCGTGGGCGCGCGCGGTGGAGATGCTGACACTGGTCGGCGTCAATGAGCCGGAAAGCCGTATGAAGCAGTATCCGCATGAGCTGTCCGGTGGTATGCGTCAGCGTGTCATGATCGCCATGGCACTTGTCTGTGAGCCGGATATCCTGATTGCAGATGAGCCGACAACGGCACTTGATGTGACGATTCAGGCACAGATTCTGGAACTGATGCAGGATCTGCAGAAGAAGCTTGGAATGGCGATTATCATGGTAACCCATGATCTCGGCGTCATTGCAAGTATGTGTGATGAGATTCTTGTTATGTACGGCGGACGTGTCTGCGAGCGCGGTACAGCGGATGATATTTTCTACCGTCCGGCACATGAATATACCAAGGGACTGCTTCGTTCCATCCCGAAGGCAGACAATATGAACGAAAAGCTGGTGCCGATCGGCGGTACACCGATCAACCTGTTGCAGATGCCGGCTGGCTGTGCATTCTGCCCGCGGTGTGATGCGGCGATGAAGATCTGTCTTTCTGAGAAACCGGAAGAACTTCGCATCAGCGATACCCATCTGGCAAGCTGCTGGATGAACATCAAAGAGTTATATGAGGCACAGGAGGAGGCAGAGTAA
- a CDS encoding ABC transporter ATP-binding protein: MSEEKNLLEVSHLKQYFPVHQGFKTIPLKAVDDISFAIKPGETLGLVGESGCGKTTVGRTLLRLYQPTAGRIVFDGKVLFDSGEQYDENGKLIVDANGKPVLGKKVDVDMLPYRRQMQMVFQDPYSSLNPRMTVEDIIGEPLDVHKLYANKKERREKILNLMELVGLNAEHAMRYAHEFSGGQRQRIGIARALAVNPKFIVCDEPVSALDVSIQAQVVNMFEELQDKLGVAYLFIAHDLLVVHHISDRIAVMYLGKMMEIADADELNGNPMHPYTLSLLSAVPIPDPETARHSKRIVLEGDVPSPLKMPTGCPFRTRCKYATEQCAKEMPPLSDRGSGHFVACWNK, encoded by the coding sequence ATGAGTGAGGAAAAGAACCTTCTTGAGGTAAGTCATTTAAAACAGTATTTTCCTGTGCATCAGGGATTTAAGACGATTCCGCTAAAAGCGGTGGATGATATTTCATTTGCAATCAAGCCGGGCGAGACACTTGGTCTGGTAGGAGAGTCGGGATGCGGCAAGACGACCGTCGGCAGAACGCTGCTTCGTCTGTACCAGCCGACCGCCGGACGCATCGTGTTCGATGGTAAGGTGCTTTTTGACAGCGGCGAACAGTATGATGAGAATGGCAAGCTGATCGTCGATGCAAACGGCAAGCCGGTGCTTGGCAAGAAAGTGGATGTGGACATGCTTCCTTACCGCAGACAGATGCAGATGGTATTCCAGGATCCGTATTCATCCTTGAACCCGCGTATGACGGTCGAGGACATCATCGGAGAGCCTCTGGATGTTCATAAATTATATGCGAATAAAAAAGAGCGCCGTGAGAAAATCTTGAACCTCATGGAGCTGGTTGGACTGAATGCCGAGCATGCCATGCGTTATGCACATGAGTTTTCCGGCGGACAGAGACAGCGTATCGGTATTGCAAGAGCACTCGCGGTAAACCCGAAGTTTATCGTCTGTGACGAGCCGGTATCCGCACTGGATGTGTCCATTCAGGCGCAGGTGGTAAATATGTTCGAGGAACTGCAGGACAAGCTGGGCGTGGCGTATCTGTTTATCGCGCATGATCTGCTGGTCGTTCACCACATTTCCGACCGTATTGCGGTTATGTACCTTGGAAAAATGATGGAGATCGCCGATGCCGATGAGTTAAACGGCAACCCGATGCATCCGTATACATTGAGCTTACTGTCAGCGGTTCCGATTCCGGATCCGGAGACAGCCAGACACAGCAAGCGTATCGTGCTGGAGGGAGATGTACCGAGCCCTCTGAAGATGCCGACCGGATGTCCGTTCCGCACCAGATGCAAATACGCGACAGAGCAGTGCGCAAAAGAGATGCCGCCGCTTTCCGACAGAGGCAGCGGACACTTCGTTGCATGCTGGAATAAGTAA
- a CDS encoding peptide ABC transporter substrate-binding protein has product MKKLVASLLVASMALGLTACGGSSDSTASTGESTGTAAGTEAAATAEATTTNAETNVLNINLASEPDYLDPALNSSVDGGCLAVNSFAGLYTYDKDGNLIPALATDMPEVSEDGTEYTVHMIESKWSNGDDLKASDFVYSWNRVIDEKTAADYAYLFDVIDRNDDGTLAVETPDDYTLVIKLVSPCPYFNDLLAFPTFYPVHQASVEAADTDGTVPGKWAQEAGFVCNGAYTLESWNHNESMVYVKNPNFYDAANVTMDELHFMLSADDTAIYAAYNSGDLDYIDTVPNDEIPSLNGVNPEFGILDNLGTYYIGFNVNDPVFDGKTEEEAAKMREAISLLVDRQFIVENVGQTGQIPADSFVPEGMADGNGGVFKTADTSYYDATATGAGELETAKGLLEEAGYTFTDNGDGTYAVDPAISMTYLTNDGTAHIAVAESVQQDVALLGINLEIKSEDWNVFLEDRKSGNFTIAREGWLADYNDPVNMLEIFTSDSGNNDMQLGKGTPVSSSPDWTAYDELINQIRTTTDFAARVDLMHQAEDMLMDTWAVVPIYYYNDIYMQKSNVTGIYATIFGMKYFMYATKTA; this is encoded by the coding sequence ATGAAGAAATTAGTAGCATCATTACTGGTTGCTTCTATGGCACTTGGTCTTACGGCTTGTGGCGGATCATCTGATTCCACAGCAAGTACAGGCGAGTCCACAGGAACTGCTGCTGGCACAGAGGCTGCAGCAACTGCAGAAGCAACAACCACAAACGCTGAGACAAATGTGCTCAACATCAACCTGGCAAGTGAGCCGGATTACCTTGATCCTGCATTAAACAGCTCCGTAGACGGCGGCTGCCTTGCAGTAAACTCTTTCGCAGGTCTTTATACCTATGATAAGGATGGTAATCTTATCCCGGCACTCGCAACCGATATGCCGGAAGTATCTGAGGACGGAACAGAGTACACTGTTCACATGATTGAGTCCAAGTGGAGCAACGGAGATGACTTAAAGGCATCTGACTTCGTATACAGCTGGAATCGTGTCATCGATGAGAAGACAGCAGCAGACTATGCTTATCTGTTCGATGTAATCGACCGCAACGATGACGGTACACTGGCAGTTGAGACACCGGATGATTACACACTCGTGATCAAGCTTGTCAGCCCGTGCCCGTACTTTAACGACTTACTGGCATTCCCGACATTCTATCCAGTACATCAGGCATCCGTAGAGGCTGCTGATACGGACGGCACTGTTCCTGGCAAGTGGGCACAGGAAGCTGGTTTTGTATGCAACGGTGCTTACACACTGGAGTCCTGGAACCACAACGAGAGCATGGTTTATGTAAAGAACCCGAACTTCTATGATGCGGCAAACGTAACCATGGACGAGCTTCACTTCATGTTAAGCGCTGATGATACAGCAATCTATGCTGCATACAACAGCGGTGACCTTGACTACATCGATACCGTACCGAACGATGAGATTCCTTCCTTAAACGGCGTCAATCCAGAGTTTGGTATCCTTGACAACCTGGGAACCTATTACATCGGCTTCAACGTAAACGACCCGGTCTTCGATGGCAAGACAGAGGAAGAGGCTGCTAAGATGCGTGAGGCAATCAGCTTACTGGTTGACCGTCAGTTCATCGTTGAGAACGTAGGCCAGACAGGTCAGATCCCGGCTGATTCTTTCGTACCGGAAGGTATGGCAGACGGTAACGGCGGCGTATTCAAGACAGCAGATACTTCTTACTATGATGCAACAGCTACCGGTGCCGGCGAGCTTGAGACAGCAAAGGGCTTACTGGAAGAGGCTGGATATACATTTACAGACAACGGTGACGGTACATACGCAGTAGATCCGGCAATCTCCATGACATACTTAACAAACGACGGTACAGCACACATTGCGGTTGCTGAGTCCGTACAGCAGGATGTTGCATTACTTGGTATCAACCTTGAGATCAAGTCTGAGGACTGGAATGTATTCCTTGAGGATCGTAAGAGCGGTAACTTCACCATCGCGCGTGAGGGATGGCTTGCAGATTACAACGACCCGGTTAACATGTTAGAGATCTTTACCTCTGATTCCGGTAACAACGATATGCAGTTAGGAAAGGGTACTCCGGTATCTTCTTCTCCGGACTGGACAGCATATGATGAGCTGATCAATCAGATCCGCACCACAACAGATTTTGCAGCGCGTGTTGACTTAATGCATCAGGCAGAGGATATGCTGATGGATACATGGGCAGTAGTTCCGATCTACTACTACAATGATATTTACATGCAGAAGTCTAACGTAACCGGTATCTACGCAACGATATTCGGTATGAAGTACTTCATGTACGCAACAAAGACAGCATAA
- a CDS encoding folate family ECF transporter S component, with amino-acid sequence MKKFVALFTDSYRELKSVRTITTMAMLAAIAIILGMFSIEYGNFIRIGFSSIPNGIIAYLFGPTVGGIFSGTLDIIKYILKPTGPFCPQLTLVTMLAGVMYGCMYYKKKLTLPRVLATKFIVMLVCNVFLNTLCLTVLYGQAFMVILPARALKNLIMWPIDSVIFFATAKALESIGAFRFVRRAQAERIARS; translated from the coding sequence ATGAAAAAATTCGTCGCTTTGTTCACCGATTCCTACCGTGAATTAAAATCGGTAAGAACCATCACTACCATGGCTATGCTGGCAGCCATCGCCATTATTCTTGGCATGTTCTCCATCGAATATGGCAATTTTATCCGCATCGGTTTTTCGAGTATCCCGAACGGAATCATTGCCTACCTGTTTGGACCGACGGTTGGCGGCATTTTTTCCGGAACGCTTGATATTATTAAATACATCTTAAAGCCGACCGGTCCGTTCTGTCCGCAGCTGACACTGGTTACGATGCTGGCAGGCGTCATGTACGGCTGTATGTATTATAAGAAGAAACTCACACTGCCGAGGGTGCTTGCCACCAAGTTTATCGTGATGCTGGTGTGCAATGTGTTCCTGAATACATTGTGCCTCACCGTGTTATATGGACAGGCATTCATGGTGATCCTTCCGGCGCGTGCATTAAAGAATCTGATTATGTGGCCGATTGATTCCGTCATCTTCTTTGCAACAGCGAAGGCGCTTGAGAGCATTGGCGCATTCCGGTTTGTGCGAAGGGCGCAGGCGGAGCGGATCGCCAGATCATAA
- a CDS encoding ABC transporter substrate-binding protein — protein MKKMRQTLALLLAGALTVGSFAGCGGSKAGGETAGTETAGTEAAGTAASGSDTPLVIANDGMSEKFSPFFAESVPDQNIVDVTQISLVYNDRSGEFIYNGIEGETTSYNGTDYTYYGPTDLTITENEDGTVYYDFKLRDDLTFSDGEPVTADDIIFSFYVFCDPTYDGGASVYSLPIEGMEEYRSGMSTLASLLAAAGEDNTDFTYWTEDQQNAFWDAVNDGGAAFAQEIVDYCVENGVSEEGDVAGAAAQWGFDGLAADATAKDFFMAIGDKYGWSFTAMEAESAGSALSDLIPEDVYAYATEGVETGDAAANISGIQKLDDKTVRVVLTEVSAPALQTMDIQITPLHYYGDESQYDYDNNQFGFTKGDLSAIREKTTAPLGAGPYVFKSYENKTVYLEANESYYKGAPATKELQFKETAEADKLPGVVQGTVDISDPSISKEVMAQICSENSNGEVSGDVLTTALYDNNGYGYIGINSQNVKVGDDPSSEQSKDLRKAIATVISVYRDMVIDSYYGEAAAVINYPISNTSWAAPQKSDADYEVAFSKDVDGNPIYTDGMSDDEKYAAALDAALGFFEAAGYTVTDGKLTAAPAGAKLSYEVMIGGGGKGDHPSFGILTAASEALKTIGFDLTINDLADGTIMWDALNSETAEMWCAAWQATLDPDMFQIYHSEGGSANYYAIYSDELDELVMEGRTNTDQAFRKAVYKEALDFIVDYAVEIPVYQRQNASVFSTQRVNVDSIPQDLTTFYSYLNEIEKIQMN, from the coding sequence ATGAAAAAAATGAGACAGACTCTTGCTTTGTTACTGGCAGGAGCACTGACTGTCGGTTCATTTGCAGGCTGCGGCGGAAGCAAGGCTGGCGGCGAGACAGCTGGAACCGAGACAGCAGGCACAGAGGCAGCAGGCACGGCTGCATCCGGCAGCGACACACCGCTCGTTATCGCAAATGACGGTATGAGCGAGAAGTTCAGCCCATTCTTCGCTGAGAGTGTGCCGGATCAGAACATCGTTGATGTGACACAGATTTCTCTGGTTTACAACGATCGTTCCGGTGAGTTTATCTACAATGGTATCGAGGGTGAGACCACTTCGTACAACGGTACCGATTATACTTACTACGGACCAACCGATCTGACTATCACAGAGAACGAAGACGGAACCGTATACTATGATTTCAAGCTTCGTGATGATCTGACCTTCTCCGATGGAGAGCCGGTAACCGCAGATGATATCATCTTCTCTTTCTATGTATTCTGCGATCCGACTTATGACGGAGGCGCATCTGTATACTCTCTCCCGATCGAGGGTATGGAAGAGTACAGAAGCGGTATGTCCACATTGGCATCTTTACTTGCGGCAGCGGGCGAGGATAACACAGACTTCACATACTGGACAGAAGATCAGCAGAACGCATTCTGGGATGCTGTAAACGATGGTGGTGCAGCATTTGCACAGGAAATCGTTGATTACTGCGTAGAGAACGGCGTCAGCGAAGAGGGCGACGTAGCAGGCGCAGCAGCACAGTGGGGCTTCGACGGTCTTGCGGCAGATGCGACCGCTAAGGATTTCTTTATGGCAATCGGTGACAAGTACGGATGGAGCTTCACCGCTATGGAGGCTGAGTCTGCAGGAAGCGCTCTCTCCGATCTGATTCCGGAAGACGTATATGCATACGCTACCGAAGGTGTTGAGACCGGTGATGCAGCAGCAAATATTTCCGGTATCCAGAAGCTGGATGACAAGACCGTACGTGTTGTTCTGACAGAGGTCAGCGCACCGGCACTTCAGACCATGGATATCCAGATCACACCGCTTCATTATTATGGTGATGAGAGCCAGTACGATTACGATAACAACCAGTTCGGTTTCACAAAGGGTGATCTTTCCGCAATCCGCGAGAAGACGACCGCTCCGCTTGGCGCTGGTCCGTATGTCTTCAAGAGCTACGAGAACAAGACAGTATATCTCGAGGCGAATGAGTCATACTACAAGGGAGCACCGGCTACCAAGGAACTCCAGTTCAAGGAGACCGCTGAGGCAGATAAGCTTCCGGGTGTTGTTCAGGGTACGGTAGATATTTCTGATCCGTCCATCTCCAAAGAGGTTATGGCACAGATCTGCTCTGAGAACAGCAACGGTGAGGTGTCCGGTGATGTATTAACCACCGCTCTGTATGACAACAATGGTTATGGTTACATCGGAATCAACTCTCAGAATGTCAAGGTTGGCGATGATCCTTCTTCTGAGCAGTCCAAAGATTTAAGAAAAGCAATCGCAACAGTAATTTCTGTATATCGTGATATGGTTATCGACTCCTATTATGGAGAGGCAGCAGCAGTAATTAACTACCCGATCTCCAATACTTCCTGGGCAGCACCGCAGAAGTCTGACGCAGACTACGAGGTTGCATTCTCCAAGGACGTAGACGGCAACCCGATCTACACAGACGGTATGTCGGATGACGAGAAGTATGCTGCAGCACTTGACGCAGCACTTGGATTCTTCGAGGCAGCAGGTTACACAGTAACAGATGGCAAGCTGACAGCAGCTCCGGCTGGTGCGAAGTTAAGCTATGAGGTAATGATCGGCGGAGGCGGAAAGGGAGATCATCCTTCCTTCGGTATTCTGACCGCAGCATCCGAGGCACTTAAGACCATCGGCTTTGATCTGACAATCAACGATCTGGCTGACGGAACCATCATGTGGGATGCGTTAAACAGTGAGACTGCAGAGATGTGGTGTGCAGCATGGCAGGCAACCTTAGATCCGGATATGTTCCAGATCTATCACAGCGAAGGCGGTAGCGCAAACTACTATGCAATCTACTCTGACGAGCTGGATGAACTGGTAATGGAGGGAAGAACCAATACCGACCAGGCATTCCGTAAGGCAGTTTATAAGGAAGCACTTGACTTTATCGTAGATTACGCTGTAGAGATTCCGGTATATCAGAGACAGAACGCTTCTGTATTCAGTACACAGCGTGTCAATGTGGATTCCATTCCGCAGGATCTGACAACCTTCTATAGCTATCTCAACGAGATTGAGAAGATCCAGATGAACTAA
- a CDS encoding ABC transporter permease yields the protein MELKHRQILSAQVDLSKFNKANFEKATDEEKKQQDVMGESTTFFKDGMRRLRKNPLAMGSIIVLVLILLTIIIAPHICPYKYSEIISVNGVRDKSAANLGPFEYSKLETKYMNETGEKLFPHIFGTDSLSRDYFIRVIYGTRVSLSVGVVASIMVLIIGLLYGSIAGYFGGKVDLIMMRIVDIIYSLPDMLIIILLSVVFNETLKPLITGTVLEKLGTNMISMFIVFGLLYWVSMARLIRGQILSIKNNEYVLAARCIGTKNARILRRHILPNCLSVIIITTALQVPSAIFTESYLSFLGLGVSAPLTSLGSLANDARAGMQSYPLRLVIPAIAICLIVLALNLLGDGLRDAFDSKLN from the coding sequence ATGGAGTTGAAACATAGACAGATTCTGTCGGCACAGGTAGATCTGAGCAAATTCAATAAGGCAAATTTCGAGAAGGCGACAGATGAGGAAAAAAAGCAGCAGGATGTCATGGGTGAGTCTACCACATTTTTCAAGGATGGTATGAGACGCCTGCGCAAGAATCCGCTTGCCATGGGAAGTATCATCGTACTGGTATTGATTCTTCTGACCATCATCATCGCACCGCATATATGTCCTTACAAGTATTCCGAGATTATCTCGGTCAACGGTGTGCGTGACAAATCCGCAGCGAACCTTGGACCGTTTGAATATTCCAAGCTTGAGACAAAGTATATGAACGAGACCGGCGAGAAGCTGTTTCCACATATCTTCGGAACGGACAGCTTAAGCCGTGACTACTTTATCCGTGTGATCTACGGAACGAGAGTCAGCCTGTCGGTCGGCGTTGTGGCATCGATCATGGTATTGATCATCGGCCTGCTTTACGGTTCCATCGCAGGATACTTTGGTGGAAAAGTCGACCTCATCATGATGCGTATTGTGGATATTATTTATTCCCTGCCGGACATGCTGATCATCATTCTGCTGTCGGTAGTGTTTAATGAGACGTTAAAACCGCTCATTACCGGAACGGTGCTGGAAAAGCTGGGAACGAACATGATCTCCATGTTTATCGTATTCGGACTTCTGTACTGGGTAAGTATGGCGCGTCTGATCCGAGGCCAGATCCTTTCCATTAAGAACAACGAGTACGTTCTGGCAGCAAGATGCATCGGTACAAAGAATGCCAGAATCCTGCGCAGACATATCCTGCCGAACTGTCTGTCCGTTATCATTATTACGACAGCGCTTCAGGTGCCGAGTGCAATTTTTACCGAAAGTTATCTGAGTTTCCTTGGCCTTGGTGTATCTGCACCGCTTACTTCCCTGGGAAGTCTGGCAAACGATGCCAGAGCCGGCATGCAGTCCTACCCACTTAGATTGGTCATTCCTGCAATCGCCATCTGCCTGATCGTGCTGGCATTGAACTTACTGGGTGATGGTCTTCGTGATGCTTTCGACTCGAAATTGAATTAA
- a CDS encoding XTP/dITP diphosphatase, giving the protein MRIIFATGNAGKMREIREIMADMDMEICSMKEAGISLDIEENGTTFEENAQIKAKAVAACTKDIVLADDSGLEVDYLNKEPGVYSARYLGEDTSYDIKNQAILDRLKGVPKEQRTARFVCAIAAVLPDGKTLVTRETIEGYIGECPAGENGFGYDPIFYVDEYHCSTAELTEEQKNEISHRGKALRSMKKLLHEYGF; this is encoded by the coding sequence ATGAGAATAATTTTTGCCACCGGCAATGCCGGAAAAATGAGAGAAATCCGCGAGATTATGGCGGATATGGATATGGAGATCTGCTCCATGAAGGAAGCAGGTATTTCCCTGGATATTGAGGAGAACGGCACGACGTTCGAGGAGAATGCGCAGATCAAGGCGAAGGCAGTAGCTGCCTGTACGAAGGATATTGTGCTGGCTGACGATTCCGGTCTGGAGGTAGATTATTTAAACAAGGAGCCGGGCGTATATTCGGCGCGGTATCTGGGCGAGGATACCTCCTATGATATTAAGAATCAGGCGATTCTCGACCGTTTGAAGGGCGTGCCGAAGGAGCAGCGCACGGCGCGGTTTGTCTGTGCGATTGCAGCAGTGCTTCCGGACGGGAAGACACTTGTGACACGGGAGACGATCGAGGGATATATCGGGGAATGTCCGGCAGGGGAGAATGGATTTGGATATGATCCGATCTTCTATGTGGATGAGTATCACTGCTCGACGGCGGAGCTGACAGAAGAGCAGAAGAATGAGATCAGCCACAGAGGAAAAGCACTTCGTTCCATGAAGAAGCTGCTGCATGAGTACGGGTTTTAG
- a CDS encoding ABC transporter permease has product MGKYIVKRVLLAIVSILIVSAITFFVMNIIPGGPFNKEKATSAEAQKVLEERYNLDKPIPEQYVIYMNNLLHGDWGVSLHSGRDIWGEISSRFKVSAKLGGMAALVAIVAGLVLGSIAALTRNHWPDRLIVFFTTLGTAMPSFVLATLLLLVFCLKLGWFPVWSSTSPNYVLPIIALSVYPMAYITRLTKTSMLDSLNQDYIRTARAKGVPGWKVIFKHALRNALIPVITYVGPMVAYILTGSMVVENIFTIGGLGSSFVTSITNRDYTMIMATTIFLAILMVVANLLTDIAYKFVDPRITFE; this is encoded by the coding sequence GTGGGAAAGTATATCGTAAAACGAGTTTTACTGGCGATTGTATCCATCCTGATCGTCAGTGCCATTACATTCTTTGTGATGAACATTATCCCGGGCGGTCCTTTCAATAAGGAAAAGGCAACGAGTGCGGAGGCACAGAAAGTCCTGGAAGAGAGATATAATCTGGACAAACCAATCCCGGAGCAGTATGTGATTTATATGAACAATCTTCTTCATGGTGACTGGGGCGTATCTTTACATAGCGGCCGTGATATCTGGGGCGAGATTTCTTCCCGTTTTAAGGTATCGGCAAAGCTTGGCGGCATGGCTGCATTGGTGGCAATCGTGGCTGGGCTTGTACTTGGAAGCATTGCGGCGTTGACGCGTAATCACTGGCCGGACCGGCTGATCGTATTTTTTACAACACTTGGTACGGCGATGCCGTCCTTCGTGCTTGCAACACTGCTTCTTCTGGTGTTCTGCTTAAAACTCGGCTGGTTCCCGGTATGGTCGTCCACGAGTCCGAATTATGTACTGCCGATCATCGCGCTGAGTGTTTATCCGATGGCGTATATCACACGTCTGACAAAGACCAGTATGCTGGATTCCCTGAACCAGGATTACATCCGTACCGCGAGAGCGAAGGGTGTTCCGGGCTGGAAAGTCATTTTCAAACATGCACTGCGCAATGCGCTGATTCCGGTAATCACTTACGTGGGACCGATGGTTGCATACATTTTGACAGGTTCCATGGTTGTTGAGAATATTTTTACTATCGGAGGACTGGGATCGTCTTTCGTAACAAGTATTACCAACCGTGACTATACGATGATTATGGCAACGACAATTTTCCTCGCAATTCTGATGGTTGTGGCAAACCTGCTGACCGATATTGCATATAAGTTCGTCGATCCAAGAATCACATTTGAGTAA
- a CDS encoding N-acetylmuramoyl-L-alanine amidase family protein, with the protein MTLRLFILIFLTPHEVYDKVVVIDAGHGGRAVGANKQGINEKDIDLAIVLKLKEIFDNSDENIGVYYTRTDDSNPTFDQRVQLANKSDADLFISIHNNSTRSGRMSGTSGTQVMYDETSEASRQFAQICLEEVTGRIGSRDKGLVEGDSIYIIRTSEVPVALIEVGFMTNKDELEKLNSDAYQMETAEGVYQAVLRAFEEGY; encoded by the coding sequence ATGACACTCAGACTTTTTATTTTAATTTTTTTGACACCTCATGAAGTCTATGATAAAGTAGTCGTAATCGATGCGGGGCACGGAGGAAGAGCCGTCGGTGCGAACAAGCAGGGAATCAACGAGAAGGACATTGACCTGGCGATCGTGCTGAAGCTGAAGGAGATTTTTGACAACAGCGATGAGAACATCGGTGTGTATTACACCAGGACGGATGACAGCAATCCGACGTTTGACCAGAGAGTGCAGCTTGCCAACAAGTCTGACGCGGATCTTTTCATCAGTATACATAATAACTCGACGAGAAGCGGACGCATGTCAGGTACCAGCGGTACGCAGGTGATGTACGACGAGACGTCGGAGGCGAGCCGCCAGTTCGCGCAGATCTGTCTGGAGGAAGTCACAGGCAGGATTGGAAGCCGTGACAAGGGACTGGTGGAAGGCGACAGTATTTATATCATTAGAACCAGTGAGGTGCCGGTTGCACTGATTGAAGTCGGATTTATGACGAACAAAGATGAATTGGAAAAGCTGAATTCTGATGCATATCAGATGGAGACGGCAGAGGGCGTCTATCAGGCAGTGCTTCGCGCATTTGAAGAAGGATACTAA